From Aedes albopictus strain Foshan chromosome 1, AalbF5, whole genome shotgun sequence, one genomic window encodes:
- the LOC109425486 gene encoding protein doublesex-like encodes MVSEDRWMVKMSEAGYDSRTDASGASSSSLNPRTPPNCARCRNHGLKIGLKGHKRYCRYRHCSCEKCCLTAERQRVMALQTALRRAQTQDEQRLLIDGEVAAEPVHNLQIPKLSDLKDMLHNSQQRSLIDCDSSTGSMNSTQGSSLVPLAQHRRSPCSAASVHPSEAQHNVAGKWGLNIVQGWNYTSKSVSVFILDKFLLLHLW; translated from the coding sequence ATGGTTTCGGAAGACCGTTGGATGGTAAAGATGTCTGAAGCAGGGTACGACAGCCGAACCGACGCCAGTGGAGCGTCCAGCAGTAGTTTGAACCCCCGAACGCCACCGAACTGTGCCCGCTGCCGCAATCACGGTCTCAAGATCGGCCTGAAGGGACACAAGCGCTACTGTAGGTATCGCCACTGCAGCTGCGAAAAGTGCTGCCTGACGGCGGAGCGGCAGCGGGTCATGGCCCTGCAGACGGCCTTGCGGCGGGCGCAGACCCAGGACGAACAGCGGTTGCTCATCGACGGAGAGGTGGCTGCTGAACCGGTACATAACCTTCAAATACCCAAATTGTCTGACCTAAAAGACATGCTCCATAATTCTCAGCAGCGGTCGTTGATTGACTGCGACTCGTCCACCGGCTCGATGAACTCCACCCAGGGCAGCTCGCTGGTGCCGCTGGCCCAGCACCGAAGATCACCCTGCAGCGCCGCATCGGTACATCCCAGCGAGGCACAGCACAACGTTGCAGGTAAGTGGGGTCTCAATATTGTACAGGGTTGGAACTATACATCGAAGTCAGTTTCTGTGTTCATTTTAGATAAATTTCTTCTGCTGCATCTTTGGTAG